The following proteins are encoded in a genomic region of Ovis canadensis isolate MfBH-ARS-UI-01 breed Bighorn chromosome 12, ARS-UI_OviCan_v2, whole genome shotgun sequence:
- the TEDDM1 gene encoding transmembrane epididymal protein 1 encodes MGTFIGHVYPGLFLLAYGLYRAVVVSKAVIFSDSFPDPSLPPKNKGRWARLWKMSHRGLLKMLAGFGLMAYEISCVERGLTLMNRDLPPRFMYAKQWQHLTMFILLTLNGCIDILSKNLLPQRCVPLEKGILVLTFYVLLLLLVSHVQDSVGVEMHVHSLLILVVLLLMLVFTAKLWAPDTFQLAVIETFLFQMMGSWLVQAGFILYKPVSGYPWEDDNISDIMFVTTFFCWHVMINALCLLGIYGVSSFWHRCYYPSWKLTGSREAPCYIYPRRPLYQLLQEVEQSEKDDQALLSKSSP; translated from the coding sequence ATGGGAACCTTTATCGGTCACGTGTATCCAGGGTTGTTCCTACTCGCATATGGACTGTATCGAGCAGTAGTGGTCTCCAAAGCTGTGATATTCAGCGACTCTTTCCCGGATCCTTCTTTGCCTCCCAAGAATAAGGGGAGATGGGCCAGGCTGTGGAAAATGTCCCACAGAGGTTTGCTGAAGATGCTGGCTGGCTTTGGCTTGATGGCATATGAGATCAGCTGCGTTGAGAGAGGGTTGACACTGATGAACAGGGACCTGCCACCAAGATTCATGTACGCCAAACAGTGGCAGCACCTCACCATGTTCATCCTCCTCACCCTCAACGGCTGTATAGACATCCTGAGCAAAAACTTGCTGCCTCAGCGCTGTGTGCCCCTAGAAAAAGGGATCTTGGTGCTGACCTTTTATGTGCTCCTGCTGCTGTTGGTGTCGCATGTCCAGGACTCCGTGGGGGTGGAGATGCACGTCCACTCTCTGCTCATCTTGGTGGTGTTGCTGCTGATGCTGGTGTTCACCGCCAAGCTGTGGGCTCCTGACACGTTTCAACTCGCTGTGATCGAGACCTTTCTGTTTCAGATGATGGGTTCCTGGCTGGTACAGGCAGGGTTCATTCTGTACAAACCAGTCTCTGGCTACCCGTGGGAGGACGATAACATTAGTGACATCATGTTTGTTACCACCTTCTTCTGCTGGCATGTAATGATCAACGCTTTGTGTCTGCTGGGAATCTATGGAGTATCTTCCTTTTGGCATCGTTGCTACTATCCTAGCTGGAAGCTGACGGGGTCCAGAGAAGCTCCATGTTACATATACCCCAGGAGACCCCTCTACCAATTGCTACAGGAAGTGGAGCAGTCAGAGAAAGATGACCAGGCTCTGCTTTCAAAGAGTTCACCTTGA